From a single Brassica napus cultivar Da-Ae chromosome C9, Da-Ae, whole genome shotgun sequence genomic region:
- the LOC106430109 gene encoding WD repeat-containing protein 6 isoform X1, translating to MAKDNTRRTWNPRAGPYLGEVSSLAFLNLPQHVCPIPYLLAGSGSEILLYELTSGELIRSFQVFEGVRVHGTVSSGSFVRSGDKYKCKLVVFGEKKVKIFALVVGLGSSGGEVSVGLEVVESLPRLSNWVFDVCFLKDEEEEDKLLAIGCSDNSVCVWDVKESRMAFEIHSPERCLLYTMRLWGSSISTLRIASGTIFNEIIVWKAAGLDGDNLGNGQYCASHMLRLAGHEGSIFRIVWSLDGSKLVSVSDDRSARIWEIDSQEVIGPVLFGHSVRVWDCCISDSLIVTAGEDCTCRIWGMDGTQLEVIKEHTGRGIWRCLYDPNSSLLVTAGFDSAIKVHQLHNCGSEILLDTVGVHDSQDKVESFSTRLPNSPQHTGRIDSKSEYVRCLQFTQEDTMYVATNHGCLYHARLLPSGNVQWTELVRIPEEGPIITMDVLPGGKIHESCALDDWVALGDGKGNMTIVRVIGDMYNPLAGSNQTWKASPERQLLGTFWCKSLGYRFVCSCNPRGLLKLWRLSDPLASAASTAYDISLVAEFSSSFGMRIMCVDASAEDEVLVCGDLRGNITLFPLSKDMLNEVSVSPELKIPSSNYFKAAHGISTVSSLSVVRLTSNKAEICSTGADGCICYFEYDRERQALEFMGLKQLKELSLVQSVCQGMHFSKDHPNNEYAAGFSSTDFILWNLTTETKVAQISCGGWRRPHSFYLGDIPEMQNCFAYVKDDVIHIHRHWVGGEKTKVFPLNLHTQFHGRELHSLCFISADTKAGSESEERKISDRSSWIATGCEDGSVRLTRYASEFGNWSTSELLGEHVGGSAVRSVCCVSNMHIIASDIPDIGGEDSVMDDSESPCLLISVGAKRVLTSWLLRNGRQNKKGESLVSDNADDRASSDVSSVTFQWLATDMPTKSKKIEKSPKLDVVEEDTSVNVTESRSNSYQGRENYEDDWRYMATTAFLVKCVGSRLTICFIAVACSDATLTLRALVLPHRLWFDVASLVPLKSPVLSLQHVIVPLHPSHEGNNNTSSSDVYLLISGATDGSIAFWDVTTSVEAFVKQVSSFHIEKFIDCQKRPRTGRGSQGGRKWKLLGAKRTQDSSSNSVSESAEEDPATSLEDPANGVVPQENDTNESADSLPDTSEIKPSHVVKNAHQSGVNCLHVSRSSSSPSHGNGLMFNVISGGDDQALHCLSFNILSNSPANKSEAPSYSIRLTDRGGVASAHSSAIKGVWMDVKWIFSTGLDQRVRCWCLDKDGKLVEHAHIVISVPEPEALDAKAIDENRYQTCYIECICRNRYQIAVAGRGIQMVEFSG from the exons ATGGCGAAAGACAACACCAGACGCACGTGGAATCCTCGTGCCGGTCCATATCTCGGAGAAGTCTCCTCcttagctttcctcaacctcccGCAACACGTTTGCCCCATTCCTTATCTTCTCGCCG gATCTGGTTCGGAGATTCTGCTTTACGAATTGACCTCCGGGGAGTTGATTCGCTCGTTCCAAGTGTTTGAGGGAGTTCGCGTACACGGCACTGTTTCTAGCGGAAGCTTTGTTCGTTCCGGTGATAAGTATAAGTGTAAGCTTGTTGTGTTTGGAGAGAAGAAAGTGAAGATCTTTGCATTGGTTGTTGGGTTAGGTTCGAGTGGTGGTGAAGTCTCTGTGGGTTTGGAAGTGGTTGAGTCTTTGCCGAGGCTTAGCAATTGGGTCTTCGACGTTTGTTTCTTGAAG gatgaggaggaagaagataagCTTCTAGCTATTGGGTGTAGTGATAACTCTGTGTGTGTTTGGGATGTTAAAGAGTCACGTATGGCTTTTGAGATTCATTCACCAG AAAGATGTCTACTTTATACAATGCGGTTATGGGGGAGCAGTATTTCGACACTACGCATTGCTTCTGGAACTATTTTCAATGAG ATCATTGTTTGGAAGGCTGCTGGTCTTGATGGTGACAACTTAGGCAATGGGCAATATTGTGCTTCCCATATGCTTAGACTCGCTGGTCATGAGGGTTCAATATTTCGCATCGTTTGGTCTTTGGATGGATCTAAACTAGTCTCCGTCTCTGATGATCGTAG TGCTAGGATATGGGAAATTGATTCGCAGGAGGTCATTGGCCCTGTGCTGTTTGGTCACAGTGTGAGGGTTTGGGACTGCTGCATCTCAGACTCT TTGATTGTCACTGCTGGTGAGGATTGCACATGCCGTATCTGGGGCATGGATGGTACGCAGCTGGAAGTGATAAAGGAACATAC CGGAAGAGGCATATGGAGATGTTTGTATGATCCGAACTCATCCCTTCTTGTTACTGCTGGATTTGACTCCGCAATCAAAGTGCATCAATTGCATAATTGTGGGTCTGAAATCTTGTTGGATACTGTAGGAGTGCATGATTCACAAGATAAAGTGGAATCTTTTTCAACCCGTCTTCCAAATTCACCGCAGCATACTGGTCGCATCGACAG CAAGAGTGAGTATGTACGCTGTTTGCAGTTTACGCAGGAAGATACCATGTATGTGGCGACAAACCATGGTTGCTTATACCATGCAAGATTATTACCATCTGGAAATGTACAGTGGACTGAGCTAGTTCGCATACCTGAAGAAGGGCCTATTATTACCATGGATGTTTTGCCTGGAGGAAAGATACACGAGTCTTGTGCATTAGATGATTGGGTTGCTCTTGGAGATGGCAAAGGAAATATGACAATTGTTCGAGTTATTGGTGATATGTATAACCCACTTGCGGGATCAAATCAAACTTGGAAGGCTAGCCCAGAGAGACAACTTCTGGGGACCTTCTGGTGCAAATCATTAGGATATAG GTTTGTTTGTTCTTGCAATCCTAGAGGACTGTTGAAGCTGTGGAGACTATCTGATCCTTTAGCTTCTGCTGCTTCTACCGCTTATGATATCTCCCTTGTGGCCGAATTCTCCTCTTCTTTTGGAATGCGAATAATGTGTGTAGATGCATCAGCTGAAGATGAG GTGCTTGTGTGTGGAGATTTGCGTGGCAATATTACACTCTTTCCTCTTTCAAAGGATATGCTGAACGAGGTTTCTGTTTCTCCAGAGTTGAAGATACCTTCATCTAACTATTTCAAAGCTGCCCATGGGATTTCAACTGTTTCCAGTCTTTCAGTGGTCAGATTAACTTCCAACAAAGCTGAGATATGCTCG ACTGGAGCAGACGGTTGCATATGTTATTTTGAATATGACAGAGAGAGGCAGGCTTTAGAGTTTATGGGTTTGAAACAACTGAAAGAGTTGAGCTTAGTCCAATCTGTTTGCCAAGGCATGCACTTTTCCAAAGACCATCCGAACAATGAATATGCCGCTGGATTTTCATCAACGGATTTTATTTTGTGGAACTTAACAACTGAAACAAAG GTTGCACAGATCTCATGCGGTGGATGGCGTCGTCCCCACTCTTTTTATCTCGGGGACATCCCTGAGATGCAAAACTGTTTTGCTTATGTGAAG GATGATGTCATTCATATTCATAGACACTGGGTTGGAGGAGAAAAGACCAAAGTCTTTCCTCTGAATTTGCATACACAGTTTCATGGAAGAGAATTACATTCCTTATGTTTCATCTCTGCGGATACAAAAGCTGGATCTGAATCTGAAGAACGCAAAATATCTGATCGGTCTAGTTGGATTGCAACAGGGTGTGAAGATGGATCCGTGAGATTAACTAG GTATGCATCTGAGTTTGGGAATTGGTCAACATCAGAGCTATTAGGAGAACATGTTGGAGGATCAGCAGTGAGATCAGTTTGCTGTGTATCAAACATGCACATAATTGCTTCAGACATACCAGACATTGGCGGAGAAGACTCTGTGATGGATGATAGTGAAAGCCCTTGCTTACTGATATCTGTTGGAGCCAAGCGTGTTCTAACCTCTTGGCTCCTAAGGAATGGTAGACAAAATAAGAAGGGAGAATCTTTAGTTAGTGATAACGCAGACGATAGAGCTTCATCGGATGTCTCTTCAGTGACGTTCCAATGGCTTGCTACTGACATGCCCACCAAAAGTAAAAAGATTGAGAAATCTCCGAAACTGGATGTTGTAGAAGAAGATACTAGCGTTAACGTCACAGAATCAAGATCCAACTCCTACCAGGGGCGAGAAAACTATGAAGATGACTGGAGATACATGGCTACGACTGCTTTTCTAGTCAAATGTGTTGGTTCCAG GTTAACTATCTGTTTTATCGCTGTGGCTTGCTCTGATGCCACCCTTACATTACGAGCCCTGGTCTTGCCACATAGATTATG GTTTGATGTTGCGTCTTTGGTTCCTCTGAAATCTCCAGTTCTGTCACTACAGCACGTCATTGTGCCTCTGCATCCCTCACATGAAG GTAATAATAACACATCATCTAGTGATGTTTATCTTCTCATCAGTGGAGCCACAGATGGAAGCATAGCCTTTTGGGATGTAACTACAAGTGTAGAAGCTTTTGTGAAGCAAGTATCGAGCTTCCATATAGAGAAGTTCATTGATTGTCAGAAACGACCACGAACTGGAAGAGGAAGCCAAGGTGGTAGGAAATGGAAACTGTTAGGCGCGAAGAGAACACAAGACAGTAGCAGTAACTCGGTTAGTGAATCTGCAGAAGAAGATCCGGCCACGTCTTTGGAAGATCCAGCAAATGGTGTTGTTCCTCAGGAAAACGATACCAACGAAAGTGCAGATTCTCTTCCTGATACAAGCGAGATAAAGCCTTCACATGTCGTTAAGAATGCTCATCAATCTGGCGTCAACTGCCTTCATGTTTCCCGCTCCAGCAGCTCTCCAAGTCACGGCAATGGTTTGATGTTCAATGTGATTAGCGGAGGTGATGATCAAGCCCTTCATTGTCTTAGCTTCAACATCCTTAGCAATAGCCCTGCCAACAAATCTGAAGCCCCAAGTTACAGTATCAGGCTTACAGACCGTGGTGGTGTTGCATCAGCTCATAGCTCTGCCATAAAAG GTGTGTGGATGGACGTGAAGTGGATATTCTCAACAGGTCTTGATCAACGTGTGAGATGTTGGTGTCTAGACAAAGACGGCAAACTGGTCGAGCACGCTCATATAGTCATAAGTGTACCAGAGCCAGAGGCTCTCGATGCTAAAGCCATTGATGa AAACAGATACCAAACATGTTATATTGAATGTATATGCAGAAACAGATACCAAATCGCTGTGGCGGGACGTGGAATCCAAATGGTTGAATTCTCCGGTTAA
- the LOC106426591 gene encoding uncharacterized protein LOC106426591 isoform X1 translates to MSATTAIFSLTNSNAVSTGFNSRKLHCNNAVAKTTSLMKPWPLSSRFSPLISPTVKSSVSRRFDTLMEWQECKVRKKVEVPVSVAYGLYSERESIPRWMTFISSVKVLKDESDLSRWTLKYSAFGQNLEYSWLAKNLQPLPNQKIHWISLEGLPNRGTVRFFPQGPSSCEVELTFAYEVPLLLVPFATALQPLMQGMIKDSLELFAEIAKTTKTT, encoded by the exons atgTCTGCGACGACTGCGATTTTCTCTCTAACGAACTCTAATGCCGTCTCCACCGGATTCAACAGTCGAAAGCTCCATTGCAATAACGCCGTAGCTAAAACCACTTCGCTGATGAAGCCTTGGCCTCTTTCCTCTAGATTCTCCCCTTTGATTTCACCAACTGTTAAATCTTCGGTGTCCAGGAGGTTCGACACTCTCATGGAGTGGCAAGAATGCAA agtgaggaagaaggtggaagtGCCTGTATCAGTTGCTTACGGACTCTACTCCGAGAGAGAGTCGATCCCTAGATGGATGACTTTCATTTCATCCGTAAAG GTGCTGAAGGACGAATCTGATTTGTCTCGATGGACACTGAAGTATTCAGCGTTTGGTCAGAATCTAGAGTACTCTTGGCTCGCTAAGAACTTGCAG CCTCTCCCGAACCAGAAAATACACTGGATTTCTCTGGAAGGCCTTCCCAACAG ggGCACTGTTCGGTTTTTCCCGCAAGGACCTTCATCATGTGAAGTGGAA CTAACCTTTGCGTACGAAGTTCCGCTGCTACTTGTACCATTTGCAACA GCGCTTCAACCGCTAATGCAAGGAATGATTAAGGATAGTTTGGAGCTATTTGCAGAGATTGCAAAAACCACAAAGACCACTTAG
- the LOC106430109 gene encoding WD repeat-containing protein 6 isoform X2: protein MAKDNTRRTWNPRAGPYLGEVSSLAFLNLPQHVCPIPYLLAGSGSEILLYELTSGELIRSFQVFEGVRVHGTVSSGSFVRSGDKYKCKLVVFGEKKVKIFALVVGLGSSGGEVSVGLEVVESLPRLSNWVFDVCFLKDEEEEDKLLAIGCSDNSVCVWDVKESRMAFEIHSPERCLLYTMRLWGSSISTLRIASGTIFNEIIVWKAAGLDGDNLGNGQYCASHMLRLAGHEGSIFRIVWSLDGSKLVSVSDDRSARIWEIDSQEVIGPVLFGHSVRVWDCCISDSLIVTAGEDCTCRIWGMDGTQLEVIKEHTGRGIWRCLYDPNSSLLVTAGFDSAIKVHQLHNCGSEILLDTVGVHDSQDKVESFSTRLPNSPQHTGRIDSKSEYVRCLQFTQEDTMYVATNHGCLYHARLLPSGNVQWTELVRIPEEGPIITMDVLPGGKIHESCALDDWVALGDGKGNMTIVRVIGDMYNPLAGSNQTWKASPERQLLGTFWCKSLGYRFVCSCNPRGLLKLWRLSDPLASAASTAYDISLVAEFSSSFGMRIMCVDASAEDEVLVCGDLRGNITLFPLSKDMLNEVSVSPELKIPSSNYFKAAHGISTVSSLSVVRLTSNKAEICSTGADGCICYFEYDRERQALEFMGLKQLKELSLVQSVCQGMHFSKDHPNNEYAAGFSSTDFILWNLTTETKVAQISCGGWRRPHSFYLGDIPEMQNCFAYVKDDVIHIHRHWVGGEKTKVFPLNLHTQFHGRELHSLCFISADTKAGSESEERKISDRSSWIATGCEDGSVRLTRYASEFGNWSTSELLGEHVGGSAVRSVCCVSNMHIIASDIPDIGGEDSVMDDSESPCLLISVGAKRVLTSWLLRNGRQNKKGESLVSDNADDRASSDVSSVTFQWLATDMPTKSKKIEKSPKLDVVEEDTSVNVTESRSNSYQGRENYEDDWRYMATTAFLVKCVGSRLTICFIAVACSDATLTLRALVLPHRLWFDVASLVPLKSPVLSLQHVIVPLHPSHEGNNNTSSSDVYLLISGATDGSIAFWDVTTSVEAFVKQVSSFHIEKFIDCQKRPRTGRGSQGGRKWKLLGAKRTQDSSSNSVSESAEEDPATSLEDPANGVVPQENDTNESADSLPDTSEIKPSHVVKNAHQSGVNCLHVSRSSSSPSHGNGLMFNVISGGDDQALHCLSFNILSNSPANKSEAPSYSIRLTDRGGVASAHSSAIKGVWMDVKWIFSTGLDQRVRCWCLDKDGKLVEHAHIVISVPEPEALDAKAIDENRYQIAVAGRGIQMVEFSG from the exons ATGGCGAAAGACAACACCAGACGCACGTGGAATCCTCGTGCCGGTCCATATCTCGGAGAAGTCTCCTCcttagctttcctcaacctcccGCAACACGTTTGCCCCATTCCTTATCTTCTCGCCG gATCTGGTTCGGAGATTCTGCTTTACGAATTGACCTCCGGGGAGTTGATTCGCTCGTTCCAAGTGTTTGAGGGAGTTCGCGTACACGGCACTGTTTCTAGCGGAAGCTTTGTTCGTTCCGGTGATAAGTATAAGTGTAAGCTTGTTGTGTTTGGAGAGAAGAAAGTGAAGATCTTTGCATTGGTTGTTGGGTTAGGTTCGAGTGGTGGTGAAGTCTCTGTGGGTTTGGAAGTGGTTGAGTCTTTGCCGAGGCTTAGCAATTGGGTCTTCGACGTTTGTTTCTTGAAG gatgaggaggaagaagataagCTTCTAGCTATTGGGTGTAGTGATAACTCTGTGTGTGTTTGGGATGTTAAAGAGTCACGTATGGCTTTTGAGATTCATTCACCAG AAAGATGTCTACTTTATACAATGCGGTTATGGGGGAGCAGTATTTCGACACTACGCATTGCTTCTGGAACTATTTTCAATGAG ATCATTGTTTGGAAGGCTGCTGGTCTTGATGGTGACAACTTAGGCAATGGGCAATATTGTGCTTCCCATATGCTTAGACTCGCTGGTCATGAGGGTTCAATATTTCGCATCGTTTGGTCTTTGGATGGATCTAAACTAGTCTCCGTCTCTGATGATCGTAG TGCTAGGATATGGGAAATTGATTCGCAGGAGGTCATTGGCCCTGTGCTGTTTGGTCACAGTGTGAGGGTTTGGGACTGCTGCATCTCAGACTCT TTGATTGTCACTGCTGGTGAGGATTGCACATGCCGTATCTGGGGCATGGATGGTACGCAGCTGGAAGTGATAAAGGAACATAC CGGAAGAGGCATATGGAGATGTTTGTATGATCCGAACTCATCCCTTCTTGTTACTGCTGGATTTGACTCCGCAATCAAAGTGCATCAATTGCATAATTGTGGGTCTGAAATCTTGTTGGATACTGTAGGAGTGCATGATTCACAAGATAAAGTGGAATCTTTTTCAACCCGTCTTCCAAATTCACCGCAGCATACTGGTCGCATCGACAG CAAGAGTGAGTATGTACGCTGTTTGCAGTTTACGCAGGAAGATACCATGTATGTGGCGACAAACCATGGTTGCTTATACCATGCAAGATTATTACCATCTGGAAATGTACAGTGGACTGAGCTAGTTCGCATACCTGAAGAAGGGCCTATTATTACCATGGATGTTTTGCCTGGAGGAAAGATACACGAGTCTTGTGCATTAGATGATTGGGTTGCTCTTGGAGATGGCAAAGGAAATATGACAATTGTTCGAGTTATTGGTGATATGTATAACCCACTTGCGGGATCAAATCAAACTTGGAAGGCTAGCCCAGAGAGACAACTTCTGGGGACCTTCTGGTGCAAATCATTAGGATATAG GTTTGTTTGTTCTTGCAATCCTAGAGGACTGTTGAAGCTGTGGAGACTATCTGATCCTTTAGCTTCTGCTGCTTCTACCGCTTATGATATCTCCCTTGTGGCCGAATTCTCCTCTTCTTTTGGAATGCGAATAATGTGTGTAGATGCATCAGCTGAAGATGAG GTGCTTGTGTGTGGAGATTTGCGTGGCAATATTACACTCTTTCCTCTTTCAAAGGATATGCTGAACGAGGTTTCTGTTTCTCCAGAGTTGAAGATACCTTCATCTAACTATTTCAAAGCTGCCCATGGGATTTCAACTGTTTCCAGTCTTTCAGTGGTCAGATTAACTTCCAACAAAGCTGAGATATGCTCG ACTGGAGCAGACGGTTGCATATGTTATTTTGAATATGACAGAGAGAGGCAGGCTTTAGAGTTTATGGGTTTGAAACAACTGAAAGAGTTGAGCTTAGTCCAATCTGTTTGCCAAGGCATGCACTTTTCCAAAGACCATCCGAACAATGAATATGCCGCTGGATTTTCATCAACGGATTTTATTTTGTGGAACTTAACAACTGAAACAAAG GTTGCACAGATCTCATGCGGTGGATGGCGTCGTCCCCACTCTTTTTATCTCGGGGACATCCCTGAGATGCAAAACTGTTTTGCTTATGTGAAG GATGATGTCATTCATATTCATAGACACTGGGTTGGAGGAGAAAAGACCAAAGTCTTTCCTCTGAATTTGCATACACAGTTTCATGGAAGAGAATTACATTCCTTATGTTTCATCTCTGCGGATACAAAAGCTGGATCTGAATCTGAAGAACGCAAAATATCTGATCGGTCTAGTTGGATTGCAACAGGGTGTGAAGATGGATCCGTGAGATTAACTAG GTATGCATCTGAGTTTGGGAATTGGTCAACATCAGAGCTATTAGGAGAACATGTTGGAGGATCAGCAGTGAGATCAGTTTGCTGTGTATCAAACATGCACATAATTGCTTCAGACATACCAGACATTGGCGGAGAAGACTCTGTGATGGATGATAGTGAAAGCCCTTGCTTACTGATATCTGTTGGAGCCAAGCGTGTTCTAACCTCTTGGCTCCTAAGGAATGGTAGACAAAATAAGAAGGGAGAATCTTTAGTTAGTGATAACGCAGACGATAGAGCTTCATCGGATGTCTCTTCAGTGACGTTCCAATGGCTTGCTACTGACATGCCCACCAAAAGTAAAAAGATTGAGAAATCTCCGAAACTGGATGTTGTAGAAGAAGATACTAGCGTTAACGTCACAGAATCAAGATCCAACTCCTACCAGGGGCGAGAAAACTATGAAGATGACTGGAGATACATGGCTACGACTGCTTTTCTAGTCAAATGTGTTGGTTCCAG GTTAACTATCTGTTTTATCGCTGTGGCTTGCTCTGATGCCACCCTTACATTACGAGCCCTGGTCTTGCCACATAGATTATG GTTTGATGTTGCGTCTTTGGTTCCTCTGAAATCTCCAGTTCTGTCACTACAGCACGTCATTGTGCCTCTGCATCCCTCACATGAAG GTAATAATAACACATCATCTAGTGATGTTTATCTTCTCATCAGTGGAGCCACAGATGGAAGCATAGCCTTTTGGGATGTAACTACAAGTGTAGAAGCTTTTGTGAAGCAAGTATCGAGCTTCCATATAGAGAAGTTCATTGATTGTCAGAAACGACCACGAACTGGAAGAGGAAGCCAAGGTGGTAGGAAATGGAAACTGTTAGGCGCGAAGAGAACACAAGACAGTAGCAGTAACTCGGTTAGTGAATCTGCAGAAGAAGATCCGGCCACGTCTTTGGAAGATCCAGCAAATGGTGTTGTTCCTCAGGAAAACGATACCAACGAAAGTGCAGATTCTCTTCCTGATACAAGCGAGATAAAGCCTTCACATGTCGTTAAGAATGCTCATCAATCTGGCGTCAACTGCCTTCATGTTTCCCGCTCCAGCAGCTCTCCAAGTCACGGCAATGGTTTGATGTTCAATGTGATTAGCGGAGGTGATGATCAAGCCCTTCATTGTCTTAGCTTCAACATCCTTAGCAATAGCCCTGCCAACAAATCTGAAGCCCCAAGTTACAGTATCAGGCTTACAGACCGTGGTGGTGTTGCATCAGCTCATAGCTCTGCCATAAAAG GTGTGTGGATGGACGTGAAGTGGATATTCTCAACAGGTCTTGATCAACGTGTGAGATGTTGGTGTCTAGACAAAGACGGCAAACTGGTCGAGCACGCTCATATAGTCATAAGTGTACCAGAGCCAGAGGCTCTCGATGCTAAAGCCATTGATGa AAACAGATACCAAATCGCTGTGGCGGGACGTGGAATCCAAATGGTTGAATTCTCCGGTTAA
- the LOC106426591 gene encoding uncharacterized protein LOC106426591 isoform X2: MSATTAIFSLTNSNAVSTGFNSRKLHCNNAVAKTTSLMKPWPLSSRFSPLISPTVKSSVSRRFDTLMEWQECKVRKKVEVPVSVAYGLYSERESIPRWMTFISSVKVLKDESDLSRWTLKYSAFGQNLEYSWLAKNLQPLPNQKIHWISLEGLPNRGTVRFFPQGPSSSNLCVRSSAATCTICNSASTANARND; the protein is encoded by the exons atgTCTGCGACGACTGCGATTTTCTCTCTAACGAACTCTAATGCCGTCTCCACCGGATTCAACAGTCGAAAGCTCCATTGCAATAACGCCGTAGCTAAAACCACTTCGCTGATGAAGCCTTGGCCTCTTTCCTCTAGATTCTCCCCTTTGATTTCACCAACTGTTAAATCTTCGGTGTCCAGGAGGTTCGACACTCTCATGGAGTGGCAAGAATGCAA agtgaggaagaaggtggaagtGCCTGTATCAGTTGCTTACGGACTCTACTCCGAGAGAGAGTCGATCCCTAGATGGATGACTTTCATTTCATCCGTAAAG GTGCTGAAGGACGAATCTGATTTGTCTCGATGGACACTGAAGTATTCAGCGTTTGGTCAGAATCTAGAGTACTCTTGGCTCGCTAAGAACTTGCAG CCTCTCCCGAACCAGAAAATACACTGGATTTCTCTGGAAGGCCTTCCCAACAG ggGCACTGTTCGGTTTTTCCCGCAAGGACCTTCATCAT CTAACCTTTGCGTACGAAGTTCCGCTGCTACTTGTACCATTTGCAACA GCGCTTCAACCGCTAATGCAAGGAATGATTAA